The sequence ACCTCAGCTAAGTCATGGTAACATGGCGGCACATTAACTAGGTCTGGGTTCAAGGGGTCAGTAATAGCAGCTGGATTGCTGGACCTGCCCCAGGCAGGAACCAGCGCATTCAGGGCCCCAAGAGGTAATCCTCCCACTGCCCCAGTCAAAGTCAGGATTATGGGCCCGGAGCCAGGGGTGACCTAAGATTACCTGATGAGTCACCGAGTCGAAAACACGGAAACTTAACTTTTCGGTGCGAGTGTCAGGAAAAATTAGCTTAACCAATTGAGTACGGTGAGTTAACACCAGAGTCAATGAACACGGAGACCAGGAGTGAATTAGAGTCTGAAATAAACTTGACTTGTGGCTGGAACCTGACAGGGTTACCAATGACGAAGCTTCTACTCACCAGGAGCTGCTTCTTAGACTGTGCACTAGCCTTTTTGATATGGCAAGCACTCACTAAATGTCCAAGCTGTCCACAGTAGGAGCATCTTCCGTCCCGTTGTCGGCGGAGACGCTCCTCCACTGGAAGGTGGGTACGACCCAGCTGCATGGGTTCCTCTATGGGGTGGTTGAAGGGAACCAGGCTGGACACCGACAGATGGACATGGTTTGGCCGATCCTGGGAGTCGCTCCTCCATCTGTTGTGTTGCGACGCACGAGCCCGAAGCTGGCCCCTCTCCTGGTCCCGCTCGGTGAGTCTCTTGTCAATTTTGATGGCCAAGGCGATGAGTGAATCCAGATACTCTGGTAAATCAATGGGAATCAGCTGTTCTTTCACAGATTCAGAGAGTCCTTGAAAAAAAGCGTAATATAATGTCGCATGATTCCACTCGATTTCAGCGGCGAGGGTATGGAAGTCGATAGCATAGTCTGAAACCCTGCGTTTGTAATAATGAGTAATGAGTATTGACCTGGCGGCTTCCCTGCCTGGCGTGGTGTGTTGAAAAACCTGCTTGAGGGCTCGAGTAAAACTGGTGAGGGTAGAGCAGGGTGCCGACCCGTGGCTCCATTCTGCTGTGGCCTACGCCTCTGCTCACCCTGCGAGGTGGAAGATGATGAAAGTCACCTTCGCTCGGTCCGTGGGAAAAGCCGCAGCTTGTGGTTCAAAATGCAGTTAGCACTCATTTatacaacacaaagaaagctaTCATGGGTCGAGgtattcaataaataaaagctgcactTAATTTCGTTGAACAGAATGAATCCTTTCACTCGAAACAACACCACAATATAAGCATTTAATAGTGAcagaaatgttaacatgctgaaaaAGTGGAGCTGATGCCAAACAAATGTGCTTCAGCATGAAATTTCTGTGTATATTCATCTCTATAAACACCTGACTGAACACatgattaaaatacatttcactttctttgaAAAAAGATCATCTGTTCTCATTTGATATCAttatatgcatttatttgtgaCCTGTCTTGAGATGATGTGGATATGCCCTGAGGTTGTGCAAGAAGTGGTCTTCTACAAGTGGAAGATATCAGTTTTCCTGCATGGAAGAATAAAGTTATATGTGTAACTGCCAAGTGTGAATAAACAAATCTTAGTTACCTTGTGTATAATCAGATTTACTTGTTGAAAATCTTACTTATTGATAAGCACCCACTAGGAGCTGATTTCTGCTTTTGGTGTGTTGAATTTCGTCACACCTGCAAACTGTGAATTATACTGAGTACGGGGTTTTTTACTGAGACCCATACTTATTTTATCAGGTTTTAAACTCTGGAGTGAATCTATAAAAAATTGTGTTTGAAACCAAATGCAAGCGTCTACAATTTAACATATCAGATATGTTAGATGTATGTTACCTTAAATTTGGGAAAATGGCCGTTAAACGATTTTAGGCCCTGCCCCTAGTTGTGCTTATGCCCTGGTGGGTGGTGTTGAAGATTAAAAGATGCAAGTCAACAGAAAAGGTATGACATACCAGGGAGACTGACTGGACTcacaaaaggggaaaacaagaggaaagtCATGTGGGCATTTTTAGAATTCAACTTGCTCTTGCTTATGTGTTTCATGTGGTTGCATCCCTCCTTTTCATATGCTGAGTCCTccactctttcttcctccttctgccagttacatcaacattttcattcaaatggGATGCACAAGCCTGGAGATGTGGTTCTAGGTGGGCTGTTCCTGATCCACCTCTATACTGTTTTTCCTGACATGTCTTTTACATCAGAACCACAACAGCCCACCTGTCGTGGGTGAGTCTGTCAGGACAGCAAAAAGCAGAAACTGTGGAAATTCAATCCATTTAGTCAGGTGTATTTGAAAGAATTAGATTGCGCATTAAATCTATTATATTTTGAATAGACTGtttattttgcaatatttaTGACCATTCCACTGTcataatttttttctgaatctttAGTtgtgtcacatgtacatgttgGGTGATTTagtgtatgttgtatttttcagtaGTAACtagttgtattttttgtgttagTTTTGATCTTATAGGATTTAGACAGGCACAGACCATGGCCTTTGCTATTGATGAGATCAACAGAAACTCCAACCTGCTACCTAATGTGACTCTGGGATACAGTCTTTATGATAATTGTGCTAATCCAGGGGTTGGATTTCGTGCAGCATTGTCCTTAGTCAGTGGTCAAGAGGAGCAGTTTGTATTAGCCAAGACCTGTGTTGGAACCCCTCCAGTAGTGGGGATTGTGGGTGATTCTTCCTCTACACTTTCTATTGCCATTTCCAGTGTCTTAGGCTTGTACAGAGTGCCTTTGGTAAGTCTTACACTTTGCCTTTTCATTATGGTTTTgcatcattttgatttaaattcaaatttaatatCAACTGTAAACTCTAAAAAGTTGAAAGAGCTTGAAAGACTTCATatacagtgtgtttcttttacagGTGAGTTATTTTGCCACATGTTCCTGTCTGAGTGACCGGCAAAAGTTTCCATCCTTCTTCAGGACAATACCAAGTGATGCTTTCCAGGTGATCAAatatcaacaaaatgaaaatgcaaagaaCAAAGCATGTCAATTTGTGTAACTCTGCTCACATTTTTTGTCACTGATTTGCCTTTCATTAAAAGAAAGCTGAAAGGCAATAATTAAAAGTCTGctcaagctttattttttaaccagTTCAGCAGGTTTTCCATTGAAAGAATATTTCAGCCTGTACTCTAATCTATTCACTCTGTATTCATTTAGGTGCGTGCAATGATTCAGATTCTATAccactttggctggacttgggtAGGCCTGTTGATCAGTGACGATGACTATGGACTTCACGCTGCCCGATCCTTCCAATCTGACCTGGTTCAGTCTGGTAGAGGTTGTCTGGCCTATATGGAGGTTTTGCCTTGGGACAATGACCAAGATGAATTAAGAAGGATTGTGGATGTAATGAAGAAATCAACAGCTCGTGTGGTCATTTTGTTTGCACATGAGCGTCACGTGTTTAAGCTCATGGAAGAGGTTGGGCattaaataaactttttgtTATAACTGAAAATAGTGATAAAAttaatcttttttattatcACACTAATAGCTTAAAATTACAATGAGATATTGTCCTGTgaatatatatttgtttgttacTCTTAGCTGTTAGTTTTATCATGACATgagtaattaaaacaaattcGATAAACCTGTAATTATGATAAATATAACATTACATTGCAGGAGGCAAGATAACTGTGTAAACTGCATATAATTCAGGGGACTAGACACAACTTTCGTGGCATGAGAGTGtgaatttctgtatttattataATGCACAGGTGGCGAGGCAGGATGTGACAGGCCTGCAGTACATGATCAGTGAATCTTGGACAGCAGCTACTGCGCTCCACACTCCCCACCTCACGCCATACCTGGCTGGCACACTGGGTATCGCCATCCGCCGAGGAGAAATCCCAGGCCTCAGGGAATTCCTCTTACAAACACGTCCTGAcctacacaacaacaacagctatgGAAACAGCATGGTGAGAGTTTAATCATGCAATCTGATCTAGAAattgaaacaaaaatgcattcatttacATCACATTATTCTGAATACATTTCAGATCAACCAGTTTTGGGaatacacatttcagtgtagaTTTGCACCACCTCCACCAGGTTGGGTAGATGCTGGGGGAGCATTGTGCACTGGACAAGAAGATGTGGAAAATGTGGAGAATGATTTCTTGGATGTTTCAGACCTCAGGTCAGAGTACAATGTGTACAAGGCTGTGTATGCACTGGCATATGCCCTTGATGGCATGCTGCGTTGTGTGCCAGGCAGAGGGCCTTTCAGAGGACACAGCTGTGGCAGTTTGAAAGGACTGGAGCCATGGCAGGTATGATATCAGATTACATGCCACCTGTTTATCTGGTGAAATCATCTTGTCTAATATTTCTTGCAGTGTAGCATTTAGAGTGCAggattaattattattttatgagaACACTTTTCATAAATTGCCAAGCAAATACTATTAGATGAAAGCATTCTTTTGTCTGCTGGTTCATACCATTGAACAGTATTGTTAGGTAGGTGTGTaaagatgttaaaatattttgagatttttattttaaatttgcacTTGGTGAACTCCCACACACTGGTAGGCATCAgcaactttttttctgttagcTCTACAGGTGTCGTTGGAGCCAGGTGACCACTGTAACTAAACCTAACTGGACTTTTACCATGAGGACAATATGCAATATGCACTTTTAAACTAAGAACTTCACCAAAGCAGATGTTTGAGCAGGAATGTGATCTGCGTTAGCCTCTGCATCCCTGCCCAATGGGCCACTAATGACAACTTTTAGGTCTGAGCATGTAGCTGCTGGGTGCTCATCTTAGTTACATCACatcaaaaaacaatatttcctGCAGATCGTTACTGTTGGACTTAACTAACTTTACAGAGACTTTACATGCAATGTACAGTCATGAATCACACTAAAATCTAAATAGCATGATAAGGCATCTTCAGTGTCTTCATATGTTCATGAGTGCAGTATGCATTTTGATtactaaatactaaatactGCTGTGTACACTGTAGTCATATACATTGTACATTGTATGATTCTGTTCTAATCTTTCTAACCTTTTCTTCTGATATTCATGCAGCTGGTGTATTATTTGGATAAGGT comes from Scatophagus argus isolate fScaArg1 chromosome 5, fScaArg1.pri, whole genome shotgun sequence and encodes:
- the LOC124059847 gene encoding extracellular calcium-sensing receptor-like, with protein sequence MHKPGDVVLGGLFLIHLYTVFPDMSFTSEPQQPTCRGFDLIGFRQAQTMAFAIDEINRNSNLLPNVTLGYSLYDNCANPGVGFRAALSLVSGQEEQFVLAKTCVGTPPVVGIVGDSSSTLSIAISSVLGLYRVPLVSYFATCSCLSDRQKFPSFFRTIPSDAFQVRAMIQILYHFGWTWVGLLISDDDYGLHAARSFQSDLVQSGRGCLAYMEVLPWDNDQDELRRIVDVMKKSTARVVILFAHERHVFKLMEEVARQDVTGLQYMISESWTAATALHTPHLTPYLAGTLGIAIRRGEIPGLREFLLQTRPDLHNNNSYGNSMINQFWEYTFQCRFAPPPPGWVDAGGALCTGQEDVENVENDFLDVSDLRSEYNVYKAVYALAYALDGMLRCVPGRGPFRGHSCGSLKGLEPWQLVYYLDKVNFTTSFGDQVTFDENGDVLPIYDIMNWLWLPDGRTKLQNVGEVKKSAFKSEELTIDAHKIFWNFESKEPPRSVCSESCPPGTRIARKKGEPVCCFDCIPCSEGKISNETDSLECTSCPENFWPSLQRDHCVPKETEFLSYHEPLGICLTAAALLGTCMCAVVLGIFIYHRRTPIVRANNSELSFQLLLSLKLCFLCSLLFIGRPTLWTCQLRHAAFGISFVLSISCILVKTVVVLAVFKASKPGGGASLKWFGAMQQRGTVMVLTSIQAAFCTAWIVSASPVPHKNTEYHNDKIVYECVVGSTVGFAVLLGYISSLAILSFLIAFIARNLPDSFNEAKLITFSMLIFCAVWVAFVPAYVSSPGKYADAVEVFAILASSFGLLVALFGPKCYIILLRPESNTKKAIMGRGIQ